The segment GCCGATACCGACGAAATGGATGCGACGGATGCGGCGCATGCGCCGGACCTCGGCTTTCACCGCAGCAGGTGACTTAGCCATGTGCCACCTCCAGGCAGATGTCGACGACCCGACGGGTCGCATCCGGCCGCGCCAGCTGACGTGCAGCAACGCCCATGGCCTTTAGTTTTTCCGGGTGCATCAGTACCTCTTCTAGCTGCCCGGCAAGGCCGGCAGCGTCAGTCTTGGCTTGCGGCAGAAGCACGGCAGCGCCGCCCCTGGCCAGATAACCGGCATTGCGCGTCTGGTGATCGTCGATGGCATGCGGCAGCGGCACCAGGAACGACGGCAGCCCGGCGGCCGCCAGTTCGGAGACGGTCAGGGCACCGGCACGGCAGATCACCAGGTCGGCCCAGGCATAGGCCTGCGCCATGTCCTTGATGAAAGGCGCGACCCTGGCCTCTACCGCGGCCTCGGCATAGCGTGCCTGGGTGAGTTCGGCATGCTGTTTGCCGGCCTGGTGGAACACCTCCGGACGCAACTGCGCGGGCACCCGCGCAAGGGCCTGAGGCAGCAGCTTGTTCAGCGGCTCGGCGCCAAGGCTGCCGCCCAAGACCAACAGACGCGGCCGGCGGTTGACCAGCGAATCGCGCGGCGTCTCGAGGAACAGCTCCTCGCGCACCGGGTTACCGGTGGTACGGCGCTTGGCGCTGGCCTTGAACGTATCCGGGAACGCCTCGCAGACCCGGCGGGCCAGCGGCACGAGACTGCGGTTGGCCGTTCCGGCGACGGCATTCTGCTCGTGGATGATCAGCGGCACGCCAGCCAGGCGTGCGGCCAGGCCGCCCGGGCCGGTGACGTAGCCACCCAGGCCCAGCACGCAGACGGGCTTCAGTTCGCGGATGATCCGCCGCGCCTGCAGCAGCGAACGGACCAGCTGCAGCGGCGCCTTGAGCAGGGCCGCCAGGCTCTTGCCGCGCAAGCCGCTGACCTGGATCAGGTGCAGCGGCAAGCCGGCGGCGGGCACCAGTTCGTTCTCGATGCCGCGCGGCGTACCCAGCCAGTGCACGCTGTAACCGCGCGCCTGGAACTCGCGGGCACAGGCCAGCGCAGGGAACACGTGGCCGCCGGTTCCGCCAGCCATGATCAGCACGTTAGCGGCCATGGGCAGCCTCCTTGCCAAGTGCAGGCTCATGGAAGTCCGACTCGCTGAACTCCACCTCCTCGCTGCCCAGAACCGTGCGGCTTTCCCATTCGATGCGCAGCAGCAGGGCCATGCTCGCGCAGGTCACGATCAACGAGCTGCCGCCATAGCTGAGGAACGGCAGCGTCAGGCCCTTGGTCGGCAGCAGGCCGACATTCACACCGATATTGATGAGGAACTGCCCCAGCCAGAGGAAGGCGATGCCCCAGGCCACGTAAGCGGCGAAGAACTGCTTGGCCTTCTCGGCCCACAGGCCGATGTAGAGCGCGCGTACGCCAACAAAGGCGAACAGGCCGATGGTCACCAGCGCGCCAACCATACCGAGCTCCTCGGCCAGCACCGAGAAGACGAAGTCGGTGTGCGCCTCGGGCAGATAGAACTGCTTCTGCACACTGTTGCCCAGGCCGACGCCGAACCACTCGCCGCGGCCAAAGGCGATCAGCGCCTGCGTCAGCTGGTAGCCGGCACCGTACTGATCGGCCCAGGGATCGGTGAAGGTGATCAGGCGCTGCAGACGATACTCCTGGGTCTGTACCAAGATGAACACCGCGCCCACGGCGAACACCA is part of the Stutzerimonas balearica DSM 6083 genome and harbors:
- the murG gene encoding undecaprenyldiphospho-muramoylpentapeptide beta-N-acetylglucosaminyltransferase; protein product: MAANVLIMAGGTGGHVFPALACAREFQARGYSVHWLGTPRGIENELVPAAGLPLHLIQVSGLRGKSLAALLKAPLQLVRSLLQARRIIRELKPVCVLGLGGYVTGPGGLAARLAGVPLIIHEQNAVAGTANRSLVPLARRVCEAFPDTFKASAKRRTTGNPVREELFLETPRDSLVNRRPRLLVLGGSLGAEPLNKLLPQALARVPAQLRPEVFHQAGKQHAELTQARYAEAAVEARVAPFIKDMAQAYAWADLVICRAGALTVSELAAAGLPSFLVPLPHAIDDHQTRNAGYLARGGAAVLLPQAKTDAAGLAGQLEEVLMHPEKLKAMGVAARQLARPDATRRVVDICLEVAHG
- the ftsW gene encoding putative lipid II flippase FtsW, with the translated sequence MLAFLRNASSPLFGRRLVDLDFPMLAGCLALLGLGLVMITSASSEVAAVNSGNALYHMVRHLVYVALGLGAALLVLLVPVNTWQRLDWMLLLAAFGLLILVLIPGVGREVNGSMRWIGFGAFNVQPSELAKVFVVIYLAGYLVRRQAEVRESMWGFAKPFLVLLPMAMLLLLEPDFGATVVMMGAAVAMLFLGGVGLIRFSLLVVFAVGAVFILVQTQEYRLQRLITFTDPWADQYGAGYQLTQALIAFGRGEWFGVGLGNSVQKQFYLPEAHTDFVFSVLAEELGMVGALVTIGLFAFVGVRALYIGLWAEKAKQFFAAYVAWGIAFLWLGQFLINIGVNVGLLPTKGLTLPFLSYGGSSLIVTCASMALLLRIEWESRTVLGSEEVEFSESDFHEPALGKEAAHGR